In the Xiphias gladius isolate SHS-SW01 ecotype Sanya breed wild chromosome 7, ASM1685928v1, whole genome shotgun sequence genome, GCGTCGAGTCTGACTTTAATGCAGAGTGTAGATATGGTAACTAACCGTAGCGTAACCACAttgtttccctaaccttaaccaatcGTTTTTGTTGCCTAACCCACGGGACTTAACTGCAGTTTATTGTCATAACCACAGTCTTTGCTATAGCCCTGTTGCTAGAAAGAGAACCCGATTGGACCATTCTGCGAAACGCCGATTTATGTTGACGAAGCGGCTTTCGAGAGCAGACATCACGAAGAGCCTCGCGTCAAAAAAGAACGCAACggacaaaatacacacacagcagtgtcaAAACAAGCTGTAGGCAGAGCCTGAGACGCGAAGCAATCACTGAGCgaaaaaccatttaaaaactcACCAATGACCAGGTGCTAAACCAGGAGGAGGCCGGGGAGGAGGCCCGGGAATGAAGTGTCTGGAAAAGGGCAGCAGTGTAGCAGGGAGGATGCGGCTGTTTCACACCGATTCAGCATCAAATGTTCAGGGTGACTATAAATTAACGCCTGTGCCGCCTGAACTACAGCGGCTCCATTAATTAACATCTAAACAACGGCTGGCTCtcagaggaaaaggaagaatgCCACATTTATTCTTTAGAAAAATCCCCATTCGCTTCCTCTCAGATGCTCAGACTGATCCCGCCCTCGTGTGAAGCTACGGTCAGCGGCtggttagcgtagcttagcataaagactggacgcagggggaaacagctggcctggctcgttccaaaggaaacaatcTCCACCTGCTAGCACCTCTGACGATTCACCTTTTTTACCGACGGGTTACACGCCGGGCTATTTCTCGGCTGGCAGCCGTAGCCTCCGCAGCCACTGcggctttttagcctcttttaggGCCTTCTTTTGGcttagcaccaaacagcagacagacaatgCTAAACACAAACTCACCCACTCAGTGGAGAGGCTGCTCCTGTTTTTAGACATtagagaaaaacagcacagacacaatTAGCAAAAGAGGTTTATCACAGCCATACAGGAAAATAGCGTCTCATCACTCTGCTTGTTGTTTTTGACTTGCAAATGAGCAGCAGAAATACATAGCCACAGCGTTATAACCACATCGGcctttttctgcagctcttcttccttcccctccctcccaccctctGTGTCTCTTCAGTCCTTCCTGATCTGATCGGGGAGCGGGAGGAAGCCGCTTAGTTTTTCACATTGGAGATTCACACTGACAGACACGTTGTGAGGTGAGTGCTGCAGGTACGTCTACTGCACTAACACTAGACATTTGCCCCATCGCGGGGCTGGAAAATACTGTGATTCGCACACATAGTGTGAGAGTtgttaaagacagaaaatctgATCTGTTGTGTTTACTTAACTAGAGTACCAAcacaacaatgtgaaaatactctagtgcaagtaaaagtcctgccaTTGAAATCCTGCTCaggtaaaactacagaaatGTTGTCGGCTTTGTGTAGTTACcagcagtaaaagtacactttttcatgtaaaatgtgAGTAGTAAAGGATAATTAGTAACTCTGGCATTTCCACCATTGAACATTAGTGATGTCAGAGgatcagaaaacattaaaaacctgGTGGTtgtgaacctggtctctggtgtgacagtcatgcaCTATGAAACAGTGAACTCTTGTTTTTCTAAActtgaaagtgtgtgtatgtacaatCAGGTCTTTACATTGTTCACGTGCAGTCCATAacttgtatgtgcatgtgaacTAAACCTGTGGGCTCCGTTTGAAATGGCTCACTGATCAGATCCATCTGAAGACACGACTTCATCGTGGATATCGTCCCATTTTTACATCACAAAATATTGAACCATGATTTATAATTACACTTCGAATGACTCTCAGCAAAATCTCCCagtgtttttctaaataaacaaaCGTGAAGACGTGGAGAGATTTGGGTTGAGAATCCGGTCCAGTTAGCAGTGCCCGGGCCAGCTTCAGATCAGTGTGCTCGGGTTGATTCTGAGCTGTGGTCCATCGTGAGTCTCGTATGACTCTGGCAACTAGAAACGTTGTGTTTAGACGGCTGTTGGGCAGGGTGCTGTGGTtaactgtagtttatttcaGTGTACATGCTGTTTAGAGGTTTTCTCCCCTGCTGCTGTGGTGACCTGGCAGTTCCCTCTTAGCGTGAACCAGTTTCTGTATGTAGCCTGGGGATGTTCTAACCACTTTCGAACATGTCAGTGATCATTTGTTGGGGTTAACCTCTTTTCTCGGAACATCCAGAAACATGAGTGACCTTGGGGGAGTGGGAGTGACGCCGTCCTCCAACCAGTCCTCAGTTGCCAACAGCATCAACACCGACAGTTCGACTCACTGCAAACAGATGGACACTTCGGGCCGCATCTTCTTCATGCTGATCTACAGTCTGGTGTTTCTGGTCAGTCTCAAATATTCAGATacactcagtctctctctctgatgagACACCTTCGTGACTTACTGGCAGAGTTTCTTGAAGAATTTATCCAAATGTCAAATGAATCCTGCCTGTACATGTTTTAAATCCAGTTGCCGTGCTCAACCTTTCTCTTCCGCAGGTGGGCTTGGTCCTGAACAGTGTCACTTTGAGGGTCTACTTCTGCAGAGCTCAGCAGAAGATGTCAAGCAGCGTGACCGTCTACCTGAAGAACCTGGCAGCTGCCGACTTCCTGATCAGCCTCAGTCTCCCCATACGAATCGCCCACTACGCCAGCGAGTCCGTCCCCGTCCACCGGATGTACTGCAACTTTGGTGCCTCCGCCTTATACCTCAACATGTACAGCAGCATCCTTTTCATGGGTTACGTCGCAGCTAACAGGTAGGCCTGGGCTGGACGGAGCAGCTTGTCATCGACCGGTCTCAGGTCCGGTCTGGTCAAGCAACACCAGATGGCGGAGGCTCAGCTCCAGTGGCCCTGCAGTCCTGAACAAATGATAAAATCTTCCTCAGTGACCAGGGGAGcagagaaaatgtttgcattgttGGTATCGGTGTGTTAGAGGTGTCCAGTACATGTGTGAATGAATCCTCAAACTGAGGCGACTGTCAGCTTCGTGACAGGAAGTTACTTCCCTTTTAAAAGCTTATTGAAAGACGGTGAGAGCCTCAGAAATGGTCATGATGTGATAACTCtgtggcagacagacaaatgacagaaaatggcTGAACTGAAGGATCGGTAACAAATGTCACAGCGTTAGCCGGTGACGTTTTTTACACCTTTGTATCTAAACATCAGTGACTGGGGACTGGTTTGCTTACTGGGACAGGTACAGAAGCTCATTTGAACGCTGATGGTTTGGTGTCACCCATCAAAGGGTGCtgaaatttcaaagaaaattaaatgtgtcaCTTCCTTTCACTTGAGGTGTTTGTTGAAGACATAGCACCACACACATCCGTTTTCTGCAGAGTCAGCCCTTTACTGTGAGGACTACTTCATCTTTTACTCTGCTGCCGCCCACCCGGCTGGTTGGTGTATTAGCTGGCCACATCTTCATCAGTTCCGTGCACTTTGAAGAGTAATTCAACAATCGTCTTTGCTCCAgactcttttttctttgctcattCAGGTTATTCCTTCGTATTCAGTGAGAAAAGAATCTCAATCAAGATTTCAGAcggtaaaacaaaacagaaccaaTCAAAAAGAACAGTGCACTGCTGGTCACTTGTAGCACTTCATTCACAAAGTTGAACTTTAGTTAATTTAACTGATGAAGTTCTGAGGATTTTTTGGCTTCTTTCTCGTGTAGATGTATTGGCAACGTCACACAATATCACTACATACAGGATGTGATGACCAGTGACCAAGACAAAAATGGAGCTGTGTTCTGTCGCCAGAGGAGGTCGTGAAATGCTCAGACCCAAATTCAAGACAGTCCCCTGTAAAGCCTACCTGTAATTCATTTCCAAAACATGAAAAGGGATTCAAAAGGGACCCAAGTCCAGCCAAATCCGATTCAACTAGACCTGAATATATTTAGGCCTGATCCCAAATGTGTTCGACCTGAGTTATTATTATCGCAAGTAttgcagaaagaaaataagtttaaaaatttTTCAAAAACGGTTGTCATTGAAAGGCGGGGAGCGTCGGCTACGCTTCATGTACTGACACCTGCCTCCCTTCTCCAGGTATCTGAAGATCGTCCATCCTTTGGGAACTCACATCCTGCAGACGGTACAAGCCGCTCACATCATCTCCACGGTAACCTGGATTTTCCTCCTGGGCATGACGGCCACCTACGTCTTCATGTCGCTCCTCACCCGGGAATCATTACCTTCTGTCCCCATCACAGACAGCTGTGCCCTCCTGCACAGTCAACAACTCAGTCTGCTCTACAAAATCATCCACACCTGCTCCGCCGCCATCTTCCTGTTCATCCTCATCTCCCTGGTCTTCTTCTACTACAGTACCTCCCGCAGGCTGTCGCTGGTACAGCAGCGACAGCCGGCATCCTCCTGCTCGAAGAAACTCGCCAAATCACGCAGGAACATGTTGGTGTTGGTCAGCGTCTTCTGTGTTTGCTTCATCCCTTACCACCTGGTCCGTCTTCCCTACGCCTTCCTGACTAGGCAGTGCTCCTGGAGCCCGGGGTTGTTCTACCTGAAGGAGGTGACCGTCATGGTGTCGGTCCTCAACATCTGCCTGGACCCGTTGATCTACTTCATCTTCTGCAAGGCCTTCCGGGCCCAGCTGAGCCTGAGGAGGGTGTTCAGCACCGCGCAGGTCGCAACGCGTGCACAGGAATCTGAGAGGAGAAGCATCAGCGGGCGTATGAGCGCCATCCGAATCAACAGGCAGACACTGCTCAGCTTAGCGACAAAGCAGAGCAGTGGACCTAATCTTAAAGCTAACACCAACACCCATGACTTGTGTTGTTAAGAAGCAACAGCCACATCGCAACCACAAATGTTTACAACCCCTGGCATCTGCAGGTAAAAGAGACCAGTCAGTAGGAGTCGGCCGCTTCAGTATCCTGCTTGTTAACAGACTTAGATTTTTCACTCTTGCACTTTGTGGTCCGGTGTGGCAGCAGGGGATTCCTTTTGCGGGTATTGAAAATTTGATGCAAAGTGATATCAGTAGACTGAAGTCGAGTTTCAAGCCAGGCCTTAATTTACCAGGTAGTGAAGTTGATAATTGATCCGATTTACTGATTGGAAACAACAGCTTtccaaaaaaaccttttcaacGGGAAAGTTCGATCTTGTGTTGAGAATTGTTTTCTAAAAATTCAGTAACTGCAGTTGAGGGGAATTAAAAGAGTGCTGCAGATGTAAATATCTGATTGTTACGAGAATGCAGAACATCACAAAATGTGGTAGAGAAACAGTACGATTAACAAACGGTACTGGTCACCAAATTGAACCGCGAGGAACGTGTTTCCATTGCAGGGACTTACAGAGAAACTTAACACCAGGCCAACCCAACAGTCAACCCAACAACGGAGCGGAGCAGGGTGGGAAGTTAAAACACTGCAGGTCAGCGGGTGTTAACTTGCTCTTTAGCTTCCCACAACCTGAACTTTTAGAAAGGTCTGAGGCACTGGTGCGAGACATTTTCAACCCCAGCCGTGACATTTCAGATGTCATTAAAAAGGCAACAGGCTCCAGCAGCGCTGTTACATGCTGTGTCGAGACAgacagcggtggaagaagtGGCGCTAATATTGATCttgatttactgttttaaacATCGGTACCGTTTAATTATTGGAAGAGTGTATGCACATGATGCGATGTGGATCTTTCACCATACGGGGAGgccaattaatttttgtttcttcgGTAGAAAAGGAAAAGTGATGTCAAGGtaattttaatgaattaatgctGTGTTGCTTCTCCCAAAAAATCTGTTAGACCGGCAACCAAGACAGCACCCGCCGGCTCTTTAcccagttcacacacacacacacacacacacacacacgtttagCAACGTAAGATGCAGCAGACCGTGCAAAGCTACGACACGTCCGCTTGACCACTTCACAACCACAAACACTGAAGCAGCCCCTGAAAGTAACTGGAACTTGGATTCTGGTATCATCTCCTGGGCAGTGCCCAGGAACTAGTCCCCAAAGCAGGTAAAAGAGGCAGAACCTGCGACAATGGAAAACTAGTTATGTTGCGGATAGGTAAGTGCTTTAGTGTAAATATCAGACTGGAATTACCGGTTATGACAGCCTGATATCCAACATACTTCCTTAACCGCAACCTGCAGTGCAGACTGATGAGCTGATCGAAGGCGTGAAAAGCTTTAGGGAGGGTTCTGTACTATCACAAAACATCACTGAAACTCCGATACGGAGGCTGAAATAGCGTAGTTCGACCATCAGTAAGACATCCTGCTGGCGCCATCGCGGGATTTCATCTGATTACTGTATGGGGTCCCGAGGATTTATACGAGGCCACGCAGCCTCAACATGAAGGGAGGgttaatgttatttatgttGTATATAACTTGTTGATACCCTTATGTAAGCTACGGGCATTATTCCTGTACTGACACTTGATCTGAATAGTTACAGGAACCTGGAGACCTCCTGGATTGGTACTTAGCCCATTATGTTGGTGGTACAATGTATTTAGGCTACAGATACTGTATCTGTTACATCAGAATAATGGTtcttatctttattattattggtattattgttattattggtATTATTGTTAtagttgttgttgtattttcatTAGCGGGTTGccgtggggggggggctctgaaaacatggtgaattttttttttttttttttttttctcactgaagGGAAGTGACACTTCCTCTTCTCTACACCTCTGTCAGACTGTTTTCGCGGAATCGCATCAGGCTGAATGTTGCTGCAGTTAATAACATAAATACAGGGGAGGGTGATTCATGTCTGCCattgagcacagacagtaatAACTCATTCACTTCTTTCACTTGTGAGTCTGCctatagaaataaaatgtaaatactgttgCAGTTGCTTTATTTTTGAGATGTGTTACTAATGTGGTTCCAAATAGATCTCTCTCACGGTGGAGATGTTTACCTTATTTCCACCTGTATTTGGAGACCTTCTCGGGATCAGGTAAAAGTCACGTTAGCTGCAAACGCACGTGGGACGCCGTGCAATCAGACGGCTCCCAGAAGGGAGTGGACAGGAGGAACAAATGCAGCGGCCGGTTCTTCTGACGTACGTATGATGAGTGGTCATTGGATGGGGATTGAAGGGTCCTATTTCCCTGCCACTGCAAAGCCGGTCCaacatcagttaaaaaaaaaagagctcagtTTACCTCAGGTAAGAGGAAATGGTTCGCTCACTACACGTTgatttaacaacaacaacaacgtcAGCTCAGTCATCTTTTCTCTTGCATAGAAACGTTACTTCTtggtttatctgtttttttactttttaaatgatgaagTTCATTTCTTATGGGGGTGTTTTTGCTGCCAGTCCCGAGTAACTCATTTCAAAGCAGCCTCAGTCCTCGTGCAACTATCGACAGCTTGTTTGTTGACCGTTTTTTgacagtctgtttttttcttgtgctaCGGCGGGAGAACTGTTTATGCCGATAAAGCGGTTTGATGAAGTGTGTTGGTGgatatttttgcactttttcaaattttcgCCTGCTCAGACAACCTTTAATCACAAATGCAAGGCAAATTTTTGTGGCTTTAGTTGGCAGAGGATCACATTCAGACCTCTCCAAAACTGTGTGTATTCTATGCACATCTGGAACGACGTGGATACTTTGATTACTTATTTGAAACATCTGAAACAACACTGGGACTTGACCCTAAACCTTGTGTGCTTTCCTACACACTAACAAATCTACAAACCCCAGTTGATGACTTACAGCTGCTCggatcaatatttttataccaGCATCGGatcaaatgaaatgtgaaacGTGAAAGGGGTTACTTGTATTGACGACGCTGTGGTTTCCTTCACCTGTACGAAACGTTGTGTGATCTCATCGGCTGCTCCATGTGTCCTGGACGTGTCTCCACCGGTGATTTCTTTTAAAGAGTCGGAGCCCTGGCTATGTCGAACTCCATCCGGATGAAACCCCATCTTCTCCCTGTCCTCTGAGGACGCCAGCTCTGAAACAAACCGAATTTCACCGCACGGAactgaaaaacataaagaagGCCGTGAGCCGAGAGTTGAACTGAACTTTATCGAGTTCAGTTCAACTCAGGACACGTCATCGACCCCTCAAGAGGCAATTCGAGGCAGCGAGTCACAGATgaaaacaatccaaaaatacaaagacTAGAGAGCTAAAATCCCACGTGGATCCACAACCGTTGCCAGTCTACAGCTGGCCAACGATATCCAACACCACAAAGGCGCACGTTAtattaaaaagtacatttatcaGTCTATACACGAGGTAAACGGATCATTTCTTGTCCTCTGGCTGTTCGCAAGTCAAAAGGCTTCTGGAATAAAACCTTCGATCATTTAAAGTAGCCGTAGAGGACATCCCGTGTGGGATTACTGATGATCTTATCTGCCTTTTTTGGGACTTGTTCAGTATTCAGCTGTGCTATGGGCCATTTCTTGTCCTTTTGACAAAGGAAAGTGAACCAGatcaaataactgaaaaagtACTTTcaataaaagagaaataaaatgtcgTCAAAGGAGTTTAGTTTACGGGGGCAGTACAGACCCTGCTGAACCTTTCTCACCATCGTCATATTTTCACTAAATCTAAAGGGGTCTAAGGCTGCCACAGTTCCCAAGCACTTTGTAGGTCTGGATGACGTCAGCGCCTATGCCATGATTACGAACGACTGTCGGAagactgtgtgttttggtgaaatGACCATTTCTTTAGTTTTGGATTGATtgaaattttagaaatttcaCTACGACAGACCGGACCTTAATTTAAAAGACTGTCGTGGTGTCTCACTCAGTTTTTCGCTTGAAAAGCCACAGAAGCAGTTGCGTGGAGGTTTTAGTTTTCAGAAAGTTCCGTAACAGGTCGGGCACAGAAACCCCTTAATCTGACATTGGAAAGGTGTAGGGGGAGGGGGTTTCCAAAGCTATTCAACCATCTGACAAGCAAATCTGATGGGACCTCCAGGGGCTCCAGTCTTGTTCAACGGTCAGACTGGCCTCAGAGGTACTCGGCATCTCTGCGCGTCTAGGGGGTAGACCTGCACAACCTCTAGAAAACCTGCGTTTCTCGACTGCTGTAGGCGTGTTTGGCCCGGCGTCGCCGGTACCTCAATGATCATCTCCCGCGTCATTCTAACCTTTCAAAGTTACGCTGCGTTCACGCTGCATTACACTCATGCCCTCTTCTCCCTCGCTCTCCCACGGAGGCGACTGACATGAAAGTGAGATCAATATCTGTAGACGTGAGATAAACCAGAACCCAATGATTTAGTCAACAGGTCTGagtttcctctgtctttctggctGTCACTTTAAAATACATCAACTATTACCACTCTGAAACTAACACCgctggctgtgtgtgttatGCAGGGAAGCGTGGTCTGTGGTCTGATGTGTAGACTGATGATAGCAGCCTGCCGCCGAGAGGCAGGAAAACACCTTCCTCTGCAGCCTCGACTGCTCTGAGCACATGATTTGCACAAGCAGCTGAATCAAACGCACCCATGAGGAAAAGCCGGCGAACCGGTCAGTCCTCAGGGATCTAACACGTGGTCTGAGGAGCAGTGAGAGGACTGTACAAGTCCCCGGAGAGGACGCCACACGAGGTGAgctttatttttgaacttttacaGGCTGATGATGGAACCTTCCTCGAACCGCCGGATGCGATGCTGGTTCCTCTTTTGCTGAcagtttgttctttttcataaaaatcGTCTTCAGGCCGAGCCTCGACGATCGCGCTCACAGTCggtgaaaataagaaaaagttttGACTGACAGTTTGAGGGATTGTGAAGGATTTACTGTCCACTTGGCAGGGAAATcgattttagatttttctttcaaacaaacAACGATGGTGACCATTTTGTgaactcatattttttttttttttttagctgcagtaTGACACATCAccaaactttaattaaaaaaagaaaaatcaaatttaatccAAATTCACCCTAACACAAATATGGGGATAGTATGTGACTTGGCCAAAGGAGAAGACTTTGTAAATAATTGAAACTGGAGGACAGAATATAAACCTCTATGACTGTTACAGGAGACTCCTGTGTTTCTATGTCctgtcacattttttcttctgacaAATTAGggcgtgtctgtctgtatgtttatgtgtcaGTAAAAAGTCTCTTGTATTCCAgcaaaatatctgatcctgcagcaccACATCCACCTGTAGAGTCGGCATCATTAAACTGGCGTGTGGTTCCGgttagactctcacagcacctggttcaggttggGGGAAAGATCCTGGGCTGgattaacacagaaaaagttcacggtgacattgaaccaaaacctccatctttctctgACCTTAACCAAGGAGCTGTCGTCGCCCAAACCACAGACGGGTCCCTCCACCTCCCGGGGCCTCGATTACATTGCCGCTACGCGGTAACTGGGAAAACAGGGGTTGCCGACGGTTTGGTGGACGGCTGTAAATACCTCAGGTGCTGTCGCCGTAGAGAGGAAGCAGCAACATGCTTCGTTGTAACAGTTGTCCAAAAGTGGTCCAGAACCCAAAAGTGAGTTGCTTTAAGATCCAGAttataaaaatctgttttctcagACGGCAGCGCCTGCAGCCGAATCTAAAACTCTGTGACTGGAAGTTTGACTCTGCAGTTGACGTCTCTCCCTCAgtttttttatgtccacaggCTTCTTGCTCCTTTGACTTTCTGAAAAAGAACCAGGCATTTTGACTTAGTCTTCACCTTTTGTTCTGATGTTTCAGCCCAGGAGAGTTTCGTGTCGATCCAAGCcttgaagagagagaaggttCAGTTCAAACATTGTCTGTGGGTAAAATTCGTAGCTTTCTGAAGGACATTTCAGAGGCCTGGAGGTTGAAGCATCgttaggattcatcttctgggaaGCAGGAAATTCCACAGTGAATTTAATGGAAATCTTGAAATCTGTAGCTCTTCAGATGTTTTACTTTGGACCAAAGTGTCAGAAAGAGCAGCTGGTGTTTACAGAAAGCATCAGTGAACAGGCTCCCACTGTGTCCTGGTTATTCAACAATGCATTACTAGTGATTAATTACTCAGAGTTGTGGGATTCAGGTC is a window encoding:
- the LOC120792264 gene encoding P2Y purinoceptor 14-like codes for the protein MSDLGGVGVTPSSNQSSVANSINTDSSTHCKQMDTSGRIFFMLIYSLVFLVGLVLNSVTLRVYFCRAQQKMSSSVTVYLKNLAAADFLISLSLPIRIAHYASESVPVHRMYCNFGASALYLNMYSSILFMGYVAANRYLKIVHPLGTHILQTVQAAHIISTVTWIFLLGMTATYVFMSLLTRESLPSVPITDSCALLHSQQLSLLYKIIHTCSAAIFLFILISLVFFYYSTSRRLSLVQQRQPASSCSKKLAKSRRNMLVLVSVFCVCFIPYHLVRLPYAFLTRQCSWSPGLFYLKEVTVMVSVLNICLDPLIYFIFCKAFRAQLSLRRVFSTAQVATRAQESERRSISGRMSAIRINRQTLLSLATKQSSGPNLKANTNTHDLCC